The following is a genomic window from Deltaproteobacteria bacterium.
CGGCCGGCAGGCCCGCGACGCAGTCCTGCACGACGCGGACCTGGCGTACCGACGGCGAGGAGTCCTGGCACGCGCCGGCGCACTGCTCGGTGTGCGCGCGCAGCTCCGCCGGGCCGATCTGCTCGGCGGCGGCGCGGTCCTCGTCGCTCAGCTCGTCCCAGTGTTCGCGCAGCTCCACCTGCGAACAACGGGTGAGCAGCGAGCACATCGCGTCGCACGCGCGAAAGTGGGCGGCCCGAAACCGCTCCTCGTCGGTGGGACGCGCCTGCGGCGCGCCGGCGGGCGCGGGCTTTTCCGGCGGCGGCGCGCTGCCGCACGCGACCAGCCCGGCGGCGATCACTGCCCCTGCGATTTGACGCACTCGAACATCCCCTGGCACGAGTTGGGGTTGTCCGCGGCGCAGCGGCCGATCCGCGCGACCTCGTCCGGCGGCGCGTCGCCGCAGTTGTTCTCGCACTTGCCCTTGGCCTGCGCGAGCTGATCGGGGGTCGGCGACTGGCCGCTGAGTTCGGCCATGCAGTCGAGCAGGCGCTCGCACAGCGCGCGGCAGTCGAGCGCGGGCTGCTCCGCTGCCGGTTCGCCCGGTGCGGCCGGCGCAGCGGGCGCCGCTTCTTCGGATGGCGGTGGCGGCGCAGCCGGTGCCGGCTCCGGCGCGACCGGTGTCGGATCGGCGGCGGGCATCGTATCGGCCTCGCCGCCTCGGCAGGCGACGGCGGCGGCGACCAGGGCAAAGAGGATCGGGCGCAGCATCGGCGCATCCTACAGCCGGGAGGTGGCGGCGCGCCAGGGCCGGCGGGCGCGATGCGGCGTCGCCGGCGCGCCAGTCAGGTCGCCGGCGCGGGCAGGCGGCCGTCCACCAGGAACTGGTCGCGCCAGAACGTGTAGCGGCCGCGCTCGAGGAAGTCCTTGCGCGTCATCTCGACGCCGCGGCGATCGGCCACGCAGAACCACTGCTTGAACCCGTACGGGTGCGGGCGCGCGAAGCCCTCCGGCGACAGGACCGCGACGCACGCGCCGCCGCCGGCGTCGCGCGCCGATCGGTAACGCGCCAGGACGACGCGGTCGGCGCGCATCGCGCTGCCGAGCGCCTGGGCGGCCGCGTAGTCGGTCGGCGACGAGATGACCTCCTCGAACGCGTCGAACGGCGGCGCGGTGAGGTCGGCGGCGCGCTCGGTGCCGAGCGCGGCGACGAACGCGGTGAGTTCCACCATCAGCGGCGGCAGGTCGGCGCTGGTGCCCTCGAGAAACAGCAGCCGGTAGTAGGCGACCTCGGCGAGCGCGGTGCGGATCGCCTCGGCTCCGTACCAGATGCCGCGCTCGGTCCGCTTGCCGAAGCGCGAACCGTACTTCAGCGGCGGGTAGCGAAACGGCGCGGCGAGCAGGAAGTGCAGGCGGTCGAACGCGCCGCCTCGCGG
Proteins encoded in this region:
- a CDS encoding RES domain-containing protein, which produces MSPNIWTRCGGTCNLRRYRGEAWRVVESQQLVGTRKWVDSEDEHELLEALIDAAKPPAPRGGAFDRLHFLLAAPFRYPPLKYGSRFGKRTERGIWYGAEAIRTALAEVAYYRLLFLEGTSADLPPLMVELTAFVAALGTERAADLTAPPFDAFEEVISSPTDYAAAQALGSAMRADRVVLARYRSARDAGGGACVAVLSPEGFARPHPYGFKQWFCVADRRGVEMTRKDFLERGRYTFWRDQFLVDGRLPAPAT